The proteins below come from a single Tissierella sp. MB52-C2 genomic window:
- the lysS gene encoding lysine--tRNA ligase: protein MYGNYTDLNNLSEIMQDANEFMVERVKKLTQLKEYGINPYPYSFNTSSNSKYILENFDSIDSEQEFILAGRVMLLRKMGKVTFLNIRDQQGTIQVYISKGHIGEEEYNLIKLIDTGDIIGVQGSAFRTKTEEITIDANKITMLSKSIRPLPEKYHGIQDADLRQRHRSLDMIMNEDVKQRLINRSKAMSAIREFMAGKDFMEMETPILDTKYGGGEAKPFVTNVNALNCEVFMNVSPELYLKRLIVGGIDRVYTMVRAFRNEGIDRTHYPEFTLFECYMAYADYDDMMRLMEQLYEYVFLKVKGTTKATYDGIEIDFKAPWKRETMCNLVKKDTGIDVEILLKEDIVRLIKEKELLLEEQEEGLDLEETSKGDLTLILFEAYSEQHLIEPTFVIDFPLDSSPLCKVHRSNPELIERFEPYAFGVELGNAYSELNDPLRQRILLHDQANKLRAGLETASPMDEEFAVAIDTAMPPAGGLGIGIDRMMMFLTDSPSIKDVIAFPLVRR from the coding sequence ATGTACGGCAACTATACAGATTTAAATAATTTAAGTGAGATAATGCAAGATGCTAATGAATTTATGGTAGAGAGAGTAAAGAAATTAACACAGCTTAAAGAATATGGGATTAATCCATATCCATATTCTTTCAATACAAGTTCTAACTCTAAGTATATATTAGAAAACTTTGATTCTATAGATAGTGAACAAGAATTTATTTTAGCAGGTAGAGTTATGCTTTTAAGAAAGATGGGAAAGGTTACTTTTTTAAATATTAGGGATCAGCAAGGAACAATTCAAGTTTATATAAGTAAAGGCCATATAGGAGAAGAGGAATATAATCTAATTAAACTAATAGATACAGGGGATATTATAGGAGTACAGGGAAGTGCATTTAGAACAAAAACAGAAGAAATAACTATAGATGCAAATAAAATCACAATGCTTTCTAAATCCATAAGACCATTACCAGAAAAATATCATGGGATTCAAGATGCTGATTTAAGACAAAGACATCGTTCTCTTGATATGATAATGAATGAAGACGTAAAACAAAGACTTATTAATCGTTCAAAAGCTATGTCAGCCATAAGAGAATTTATGGCTGGAAAAGATTTTATGGAGATGGAAACTCCAATATTAGATACAAAATATGGCGGAGGAGAGGCAAAGCCTTTTGTAACAAATGTAAATGCGCTAAACTGTGAAGTGTTTATGAACGTGTCCCCAGAATTATATTTAAAAAGACTTATAGTAGGAGGAATCGATAGAGTTTATACTATGGTAAGAGCCTTTAGAAATGAAGGTATAGATAGAACTCATTATCCAGAGTTCACATTATTTGAATGTTATATGGCTTATGCAGACTATGATGATATGATGAGGCTTATGGAGCAGCTATACGAATATGTATTTTTAAAGGTAAAAGGAACGACTAAGGCAACTTATGATGGAATAGAAATTGATTTTAAAGCTCCGTGGAAAAGAGAGACTATGTGCAATCTTGTAAAAAAGGATACTGGAATAGATGTAGAAATCCTTTTAAAAGAAGATATAGTGAGATTAATAAAAGAGAAGGAACTTTTATTAGAGGAGCAAGAGGAAGGGCTAGATTTAGAAGAAACTTCAAAGGGAGATTTAACTTTAATTCTATTTGAAGCTTATAGTGAGCAGCATTTAATAGAGCCTACTTTTGTAATAGATTTTCCATTAGATTCTTCTCCACTATGTAAAGTTCATAGGTCTAATCCAGAATTAATTGAAAGGTTTGAGCCTTATGCTTTTGGTGTAGAATTAGGAAATGCGTATTCAGAACTTAATGATCCATTAAGACAGAGAATATTGTTACATGACCAAGCTAATAAATTGAGAGCAGGGCTTGAGACAGCGAGCCCAATGGATGAGGAATTTGCAGTAGCAATAGATACTGCAATGCCACCAGCCGGAGGTTTGGGAATAGGTATAGATAGAATGATGATGTTCTTAACAGATTCTCCATCTATAAAGGATGTAATAGCATTTCCATTAGTAAGGAGATAA
- a CDS encoding ABC transporter ATP-binding protein yields the protein MNKNILKRTLKYIESYKAYVFGSFIAAFLSVVSSLIGPMLIGKSIDHMIGIDAVDFTLLFKTLIILALIYGLGNLFTWLLTYLTNWISYKTVNDMRHQLFDKISILPLKFYDGHPHGDTISRFINDIDTVSDGMLHGLSTLLTAMVTIVGAIGFMLYISPIMTIIVIFSAPASFLMARFIANRSQQMFRNQAKSLGKLNDYVEEIISGQKIVTAFNYEDRSFEKFKVINNTLYNSGVKSQFYGSLSGPTTRLVNNNTYAIIGIMGSTLAILGKITVGDISSFLIYSNLFAKPFNEITGIFTQIQAAAASAQRIFYILDTPPEKADAIDAINIKDSLGKIDFNNVSFSYSPDNPLITNFNLNVKSGTRIAIVGKTGAGKTTLVNLLMRFYDIDKGSISIDGIDIKSISRDSLRSSFGMVLQDTWLFSGTIRDNISYGKSDATDEEIIAAAKAADAHNFIQCLPHGYDTLISDDGGNLSQGQKQLLTIARVMLVDPPMLILDEATSNIDTRTEIHIQRAFLKMVEGRTSFVIAHRLSTIREADLILVMDNGNIVESGTHNQLLKNGSYYERLYNSQLVPAQTIASS from the coding sequence ATGAACAAGAATATATTAAAGAGAACTTTAAAATATATTGAAAGCTACAAAGCTTATGTATTTGGTTCCTTCATAGCCGCCTTTCTAAGTGTTGTGTCAAGCTTAATTGGTCCTATGCTCATAGGTAAATCTATTGATCATATGATTGGAATAGATGCAGTAGATTTTACATTACTATTCAAAACTTTAATTATTTTGGCATTGATCTATGGTCTTGGTAACTTATTTACATGGCTCTTGACCTATTTAACAAATTGGATTTCATATAAAACTGTCAATGATATGCGTCATCAACTTTTTGATAAAATTAGTATACTGCCTCTTAAGTTCTATGATGGTCACCCTCATGGTGATACAATAAGTCGTTTTATCAATGATATAGATACTGTTTCAGATGGAATGCTTCATGGACTTTCAACATTGCTTACGGCTATGGTTACTATCGTAGGTGCAATAGGATTTATGCTATATATAAGTCCAATTATGACAATAATAGTGATTTTTTCTGCTCCTGCTTCCTTTTTAATGGCACGATTTATTGCTAATCGTTCACAACAAATGTTTAGAAATCAAGCAAAAAGCTTAGGAAAGTTAAATGACTATGTGGAAGAAATTATTAGTGGACAAAAAATTGTCACAGCCTTTAATTATGAAGATCGTTCTTTCGAGAAATTTAAAGTAATTAACAATACACTATATAATTCAGGAGTAAAATCACAGTTTTATGGCTCACTATCTGGACCTACTACTCGCCTTGTGAACAATAATACCTATGCTATTATAGGTATTATGGGCAGTACTTTAGCTATATTAGGCAAAATCACAGTTGGAGACATTTCAAGCTTTCTTATTTACTCAAATCTATTTGCAAAACCTTTCAATGAGATAACTGGAATATTTACTCAGATACAGGCTGCAGCTGCATCAGCACAACGTATATTCTATATTCTTGATACACCTCCAGAAAAAGCTGATGCTATAGACGCTATTAATATTAAAGATAGTCTAGGTAAAATAGACTTTAATAACGTGAGTTTTTCATATAGCCCTGATAATCCTTTGATTACAAATTTCAATCTAAATGTAAAATCTGGTACTAGAATTGCCATAGTTGGTAAAACTGGTGCAGGTAAGACAACTCTTGTAAACTTACTTATGAGATTTTATGATATTGATAAAGGTTCCATATCCATTGATGGTATTGATATTAAGTCCATTAGCCGTGATAGTCTACGATCTAGTTTTGGTATGGTACTTCAGGACACATGGCTATTTTCAGGTACTATACGAGATAATATCTCTTATGGTAAGTCAGATGCAACAGATGAAGAAATTATTGCAGCTGCTAAAGCTGCTGACGCTCACAATTTCATACAATGTTTACCTCATGGTTATGATACACTTATTTCTGATGATGGTGGAAACCTATCTCAAGGACAAAAACAACTCCTTACCATTGCCCGGGTAATGCTTGTGGATCCACCAATGCTTATTTTAGATGAGGCCACAAGTAATATAGATACTAGAACAGAAATCCATATACAAAGAGCCTTCCTAAAAATGGTTGAAGGTAGAACAAGCTTTGTTATAGCCCACAGGCTTTCAACCATACGGGAGGCAGACTTAATTTTGGTCATGGATAATGGTAATATAGTGGAAAGTGGAACTCATAATCAATTATTAAAAAACGGTAGCTATTATGAAAGACTTTATAACAGCCAGTTAGTTCCTGCACAAACTATTGCTTCTTCTTAA